A region from the Canis aureus isolate CA01 chromosome 8, VMU_Caureus_v.1.0, whole genome shotgun sequence genome encodes:
- the LRRC8C gene encoding volume-regulated anion channel subunit LRRC8C isoform X2 encodes MQDKIICLPKRVQPSQNHSSVSNVSQAVASTTPLPPPKPSPTNPATVEMKGLKTDLDLQQYSFINQMCYERALHWYAKYFPYLVLIHTLVFMLCSNFWFKFPGSSSKIEHFISILGKCFDSPWTTRALSEVSGEDSEEKDNRKNNMSRSNTIQSGPEGSLVNSQSLKSIPEKFVVDKSTAGALDKKEGEQAKALFEKVKKFRLHVEEGDILYAMYVRQTVLKVIKFLIIIAYNSALVSKVQFTVDCNVDIQDMTGYKNFSCNHTMAHLFSKLSFCYLCFVSIYGLTCLYTLYWLFYRSLREYSFEYVRQETGIDDIPDVKNDFAFMLHMIDQYDPLYSKRFAVFLSEVSENKLKQLNLNNEWTPDKLRQKLQTNAHNRLELPLIMLSGLPDTVFEITELQSLKLEIIKNVMIPATIAQLDNLQELSLHQCSVKIHSAALSFLKENLKVLSVKFDDMRELPPWMYGLRNLEELYLVGSLSHDISRNVTLESLRDLKSLKILSIKSNVSKIPQAVVDVSSHLQKMCIHNDGTKLVMLNNLKKMTNLTELELVHCDLERIPHAVFSLLSLQELDLKENNLKSIEEIVSFQHLRKLTVLKLWHNSITYIPEHIKKLTSLERLAFSHNKIEVLPSHLFLCNKIRYLDLSYNDIRFIPPEVGVLQSLQYFSITCNKVESLPDELYFCKKLKTLKIGKNSLSVLSPKIGNLLFLSYLDVKGNHFEILPPELGDCRALKRAGLVVEDALFETLPSDVREQMKAE; translated from the coding sequence ATGCAAGACAAGATAATCTGCCTTCCGAAAAGAGTTCAACCTTCTCAGAATCACTCTTCCGTTTCAAATGTCTCTCAAGCAGTTGCCAGCACCACCCCGCTGCCTCCCCCTAAACCATCTCCTACCAACCCCGCCACCGTGGAAATGAAAGGACTAAAGACAGATTTGGATCTTCAGCAGTACAGTTTCATAAACCAGATGTGTTATGAGCGAGCCCTCCACTGGTATGCCAAGTATTTCCCTTACCTTGTCCTCATCCATACCCTGGTCTTCATGCTCTGCAGCAACTTTTGGTTCAAATTCCCTGGCTCCAGCTCCAAAATAGAACATTTCATCTCCATCCTGGGCAAGTGTTTTGACTCTCCATGGACCACCCGGGCTTTATCAGAAGTGTCTGGGGAGGACTCAGAAGAGAAGGACAACAGGAAGAACAACATGAGCAGGTCCAACACCATCCAGTCTGGCCCAGAAGGCAGCCTGGTCAACTCTCAGTCCCTAAAGTCAATTCCCGAGAAGTTCGTGGTTGACAAATCCACTGCAGGAGCTCTGGATAAGAAGGAAGGGGAGCAAGCAAAGGCCTTGTTTGAGAAGGTAAAGAAGTTCAGGCTGCACGTAGAAGAAGGCGATATACTGTACGCTATGTATGTTCGCCAGACTGTCCTTAAGGTCATAAAATTCCTCATCATCATTGCCTATAATAGCGCCCTGGTCTCCAAGGTTCAGTTTACGGTGGACTGTAATGTCGACATTCAGGACATGACTGGATATAAGAACTTTTCTTGTAACCACACCATGGCACACTTGTTCTCCAAACTGTCCTTCTGCTACCTGTGTTTCGTAAGTATCTACGGATTGACGTGCCTTTATACCTTATATTGGCTGTTCTACCGTTCTCTACGGGAATACTCTTTCGAGTATGTCCGGCAGGAGACTGGAATTGATGATATTCCAGACGTGAAAAATGACTTTGCTTTTATGCTTCATATGATAGATCAGTACGACCCACTGTATTCCAAGAGATTTGCGGTGTTCCTGTCGGAAGTGAGCGAGAACAAATTAAAACAGCTGAACTTAAATAACGAGTGGACTCCCGACAAACTGAGGCAGAAGCTACAGACGAACGCCCACAACCGGCTGGAACTGCCTCTGATCATGCTCTCTGGCCTTCCAGACACAGTTTTTGAGATCACGGAGTTGCAGTCTCTCAAGCTTGAAATCATCAAGAACGTGATGATACCCGCCACCATCGCGCAGCTGGACAATCTCCAGGAGCTCTCGCTGCACCAGTGCTCTGTCAAGATCCACAGCGCAGCCCTCTCTTTCCTGAAGGAAAACCTCAAGGTCTTGAGCGTCAAGTTTGATGATATGAGGGAGCTGCCCCCCTGGATGTATGGCCTCCGGAATCTGGAAGAGCTCTATCTGGTTGGCTCTCTAAGTCATGATATTTCCAGAAATGTCACTCTTGAGTCTCTGCGGGATCTCAAAAGCCTTAAAATCCTCTCAATCAAAAGCAACGTTTCCAAAATCCCCCAGGCAGTGGTGGACGTTTCCAGCCACCTCCAGAAGATGTGCATACATAACGACGGCACCAAGCTGGTGATGCTCAACAACTTAAAGAAGATGACCAATCTGACAGAGCTGGAGCTGGTCCACTGCGACCTGGAACGCATTCCCCACGCCGTGTTCAGCCTGCTGAGCCTCCAGGAACTGGACCTCAAAGAGAATAACCTGAAATCTATAGAAGAAATCGTTAGCTTCCAGCACTTGAGGAAGTTGACAGTGCTAAAACTGTGGCACAACAGCATCACCTACATCCCAGAGCATATAAAGAAACTCACCAGCCTGGAGCGCCTGGCCTTCAGCCACAACAAAATAGAGGTGCTGCCCTCCCATCTCTTCCTATGCAACAAAATCCGATACTTGGACTTGTCCTACAATGACATTCGGTTCATCCCACCGGAGGTCGGAGTCCTACAGAGTTTACAGTATTTTTCCATCACGTGTAACAAAGTGGAGAGCCTTCCAGATGAACTCTATTTCTGCAAGAAACTTAAAACCCTGAAGATTGGGAAAAACAGCCTATCGGTACTCTCACCGAAAATTGGaaacttattatttctttcctatttagaCGTGAAGGGCAATCACTTTGAAATCCTCCCTCCCGAACTGGGCGACTGCCGGGCCCTGAAGCGAGCCGGGCTCGTGGTGGAGGATGCTCTGTTTGAAACTCTGCCTTCCGACGTCCGGGAGCAAATGAAAGCAGAATAA
- the LRRC8C gene encoding volume-regulated anion channel subunit LRRC8C isoform X1, with protein sequence MIPVTEFRQFSEQQPAFRVLKPWWDVFTDYLSVAMLMIGVFGCTLQVMQDKIICLPKRVQPSQNHSSVSNVSQAVASTTPLPPPKPSPTNPATVEMKGLKTDLDLQQYSFINQMCYERALHWYAKYFPYLVLIHTLVFMLCSNFWFKFPGSSSKIEHFISILGKCFDSPWTTRALSEVSGEDSEEKDNRKNNMSRSNTIQSGPEGSLVNSQSLKSIPEKFVVDKSTAGALDKKEGEQAKALFEKVKKFRLHVEEGDILYAMYVRQTVLKVIKFLIIIAYNSALVSKVQFTVDCNVDIQDMTGYKNFSCNHTMAHLFSKLSFCYLCFVSIYGLTCLYTLYWLFYRSLREYSFEYVRQETGIDDIPDVKNDFAFMLHMIDQYDPLYSKRFAVFLSEVSENKLKQLNLNNEWTPDKLRQKLQTNAHNRLELPLIMLSGLPDTVFEITELQSLKLEIIKNVMIPATIAQLDNLQELSLHQCSVKIHSAALSFLKENLKVLSVKFDDMRELPPWMYGLRNLEELYLVGSLSHDISRNVTLESLRDLKSLKILSIKSNVSKIPQAVVDVSSHLQKMCIHNDGTKLVMLNNLKKMTNLTELELVHCDLERIPHAVFSLLSLQELDLKENNLKSIEEIVSFQHLRKLTVLKLWHNSITYIPEHIKKLTSLERLAFSHNKIEVLPSHLFLCNKIRYLDLSYNDIRFIPPEVGVLQSLQYFSITCNKVESLPDELYFCKKLKTLKIGKNSLSVLSPKIGNLLFLSYLDVKGNHFEILPPELGDCRALKRAGLVVEDALFETLPSDVREQMKAE encoded by the coding sequence GTCATGCAAGACAAGATAATCTGCCTTCCGAAAAGAGTTCAACCTTCTCAGAATCACTCTTCCGTTTCAAATGTCTCTCAAGCAGTTGCCAGCACCACCCCGCTGCCTCCCCCTAAACCATCTCCTACCAACCCCGCCACCGTGGAAATGAAAGGACTAAAGACAGATTTGGATCTTCAGCAGTACAGTTTCATAAACCAGATGTGTTATGAGCGAGCCCTCCACTGGTATGCCAAGTATTTCCCTTACCTTGTCCTCATCCATACCCTGGTCTTCATGCTCTGCAGCAACTTTTGGTTCAAATTCCCTGGCTCCAGCTCCAAAATAGAACATTTCATCTCCATCCTGGGCAAGTGTTTTGACTCTCCATGGACCACCCGGGCTTTATCAGAAGTGTCTGGGGAGGACTCAGAAGAGAAGGACAACAGGAAGAACAACATGAGCAGGTCCAACACCATCCAGTCTGGCCCAGAAGGCAGCCTGGTCAACTCTCAGTCCCTAAAGTCAATTCCCGAGAAGTTCGTGGTTGACAAATCCACTGCAGGAGCTCTGGATAAGAAGGAAGGGGAGCAAGCAAAGGCCTTGTTTGAGAAGGTAAAGAAGTTCAGGCTGCACGTAGAAGAAGGCGATATACTGTACGCTATGTATGTTCGCCAGACTGTCCTTAAGGTCATAAAATTCCTCATCATCATTGCCTATAATAGCGCCCTGGTCTCCAAGGTTCAGTTTACGGTGGACTGTAATGTCGACATTCAGGACATGACTGGATATAAGAACTTTTCTTGTAACCACACCATGGCACACTTGTTCTCCAAACTGTCCTTCTGCTACCTGTGTTTCGTAAGTATCTACGGATTGACGTGCCTTTATACCTTATATTGGCTGTTCTACCGTTCTCTACGGGAATACTCTTTCGAGTATGTCCGGCAGGAGACTGGAATTGATGATATTCCAGACGTGAAAAATGACTTTGCTTTTATGCTTCATATGATAGATCAGTACGACCCACTGTATTCCAAGAGATTTGCGGTGTTCCTGTCGGAAGTGAGCGAGAACAAATTAAAACAGCTGAACTTAAATAACGAGTGGACTCCCGACAAACTGAGGCAGAAGCTACAGACGAACGCCCACAACCGGCTGGAACTGCCTCTGATCATGCTCTCTGGCCTTCCAGACACAGTTTTTGAGATCACGGAGTTGCAGTCTCTCAAGCTTGAAATCATCAAGAACGTGATGATACCCGCCACCATCGCGCAGCTGGACAATCTCCAGGAGCTCTCGCTGCACCAGTGCTCTGTCAAGATCCACAGCGCAGCCCTCTCTTTCCTGAAGGAAAACCTCAAGGTCTTGAGCGTCAAGTTTGATGATATGAGGGAGCTGCCCCCCTGGATGTATGGCCTCCGGAATCTGGAAGAGCTCTATCTGGTTGGCTCTCTAAGTCATGATATTTCCAGAAATGTCACTCTTGAGTCTCTGCGGGATCTCAAAAGCCTTAAAATCCTCTCAATCAAAAGCAACGTTTCCAAAATCCCCCAGGCAGTGGTGGACGTTTCCAGCCACCTCCAGAAGATGTGCATACATAACGACGGCACCAAGCTGGTGATGCTCAACAACTTAAAGAAGATGACCAATCTGACAGAGCTGGAGCTGGTCCACTGCGACCTGGAACGCATTCCCCACGCCGTGTTCAGCCTGCTGAGCCTCCAGGAACTGGACCTCAAAGAGAATAACCTGAAATCTATAGAAGAAATCGTTAGCTTCCAGCACTTGAGGAAGTTGACAGTGCTAAAACTGTGGCACAACAGCATCACCTACATCCCAGAGCATATAAAGAAACTCACCAGCCTGGAGCGCCTGGCCTTCAGCCACAACAAAATAGAGGTGCTGCCCTCCCATCTCTTCCTATGCAACAAAATCCGATACTTGGACTTGTCCTACAATGACATTCGGTTCATCCCACCGGAGGTCGGAGTCCTACAGAGTTTACAGTATTTTTCCATCACGTGTAACAAAGTGGAGAGCCTTCCAGATGAACTCTATTTCTGCAAGAAACTTAAAACCCTGAAGATTGGGAAAAACAGCCTATCGGTACTCTCACCGAAAATTGGaaacttattatttctttcctatttagaCGTGAAGGGCAATCACTTTGAAATCCTCCCTCCCGAACTGGGCGACTGCCGGGCCCTGAAGCGAGCCGGGCTCGTGGTGGAGGATGCTCTGTTTGAAACTCTGCCTTCCGACGTCCGGGAGCAAATGAAAGCAGAATAA